A genomic region of Coriobacteriaceae bacterium contains the following coding sequences:
- a CDS encoding ISL3 family transposase: MGAAGYVEELLGVRGCELIGSATKVDCGRRLQQFDLRYRGPVPASCPECGGTLHSHGARTVGVVSTPHLGIPTRLEIGFPRMRCPECGYVWRPAIGGVDAGHRMTEAAYADIAQRSLRLTFREVAEEYPLSHVTVKNVFEDYVRENASRLRFKVPAFLGIDEKNLKRVGMVTVITDLEHRTVFDMVPGRTQSDLDAYFSSLEGLERVRWVSSDMYRPFWRSIAKYTPNATWVIDHFHVVRGANEALDAVRKGLQGALDRKGRLELKKGLAYALRKRTRDLSPYEASALRALREDPSYSTLMTAYDLKEDFFGIYDDHPSSREEAEAAFDAWIREIPDGREFDPFRALARTVQNHREFIFNYWECPSRISNGYTECANRLINETDMRGRGYSFETLRARTLYRRQNLDRIIASNGLTIGPRIDAPGPLFVTEPDREDEAVDEFIDPRSGVKVDATTGEVH, from the coding sequence ATGGGCGCGGCGGGCTACGTCGAGGAGCTGCTCGGCGTCCGGGGCTGCGAGCTCATCGGCAGTGCGACCAAGGTCGATTGCGGCAGGAGGCTCCAGCAGTTCGACCTGAGATACCGCGGGCCCGTCCCCGCATCGTGCCCCGAGTGCGGCGGGACGCTGCACAGCCACGGCGCGAGGACCGTCGGCGTTGTGTCGACGCCACACTTGGGCATCCCGACGAGGCTCGAGATAGGGTTCCCGCGGATGCGATGCCCGGAGTGCGGCTACGTGTGGCGCCCGGCGATAGGCGGGGTCGACGCGGGTCACCGAATGACGGAGGCGGCATACGCCGACATCGCCCAGCGCTCACTCAGGCTCACCTTCCGCGAGGTCGCCGAGGAGTACCCGCTCTCGCACGTCACCGTGAAGAACGTCTTCGAGGACTACGTCCGCGAGAACGCCTCGAGGCTTCGCTTCAAGGTGCCGGCGTTCCTGGGCATAGACGAGAAGAACCTCAAGAGGGTCGGCATGGTGACCGTGATCACCGACCTCGAGCACAGGACGGTCTTCGACATGGTGCCCGGCAGGACGCAGTCCGACCTCGACGCCTATTTCTCCTCGTTGGAGGGCCTCGAGCGCGTACGATGGGTCTCGAGCGACATGTACCGGCCGTTCTGGAGGAGCATAGCCAAGTACACCCCGAACGCGACATGGGTCATCGACCACTTCCATGTCGTGAGGGGAGCCAACGAGGCCTTAGACGCGGTCCGCAAGGGCCTCCAGGGAGCCCTCGACAGGAAGGGCCGCCTTGAGCTAAAGAAGGGCCTCGCCTACGCCCTCAGGAAGCGGACACGCGACCTCAGCCCCTACGAGGCGTCGGCCCTAAGGGCGCTACGGGAAGACCCCTCCTACTCGACGCTGATGACCGCGTACGACCTCAAGGAGGACTTCTTCGGCATTTACGACGACCATCCGTCCTCACGCGAGGAGGCTGAGGCGGCGTTCGACGCCTGGATTCGGGAAATTCCCGATGGCAGGGAGTTCGATCCGTTCAGAGCCCTTGCTCGGACCGTCCAGAACCACCGCGAGTTCATCTTCAACTACTGGGAATGCCCCAGCCGCATCTCGAACGGCTACACCGAGTGCGCGAACCGGCTCATCAACGAAACGGACATGAGAGGGCGCGGATACTCGTTCGAGACGCTTCGGGCAAGGACCCTCTACCGCAGGCAGAACCTCGACCGCATCATCGCGAGCAACGGGCTCACGATCGGCCCTCGCATCGATGCTCCCGGCCCGCTCTTCGTGACCGAGCCCGACCGCGAGGACGAGGCCGTGGACGAGTTCATAGACCCGAGGTCGGGAGTGAAGGTCGACGCAACGACTGGGGAGGTCCATTAA
- a CDS encoding HEPN domain-containing protein, protein MGSIFTEHVFPRYVGRQVMKPQMNGFNDPTLRDFSLLDSSVLMKEKLKGEMFEEEFIRSFLNAAKELAAAGRRAIDRPGMYVMLKHSYAIPVLFLTRHCMELAIKRVIRKCGVEPKREHSLTKLWSSLLSRFPGQRCREDNRAIKNMGAFVEAVADIDDNGISLRYPQDSSGRLTQDRPLFVNDEEVASYLEKFVEQLELIDFDMIHRDVK, encoded by the coding sequence ATGGGGAGCATATTCACCGAGCATGTATTTCCTAGATACGTGGGGCGTCAAGTGATGAAGCCCCAGATGAACGGCTTTAACGACCCCACCCTGAGGGATTTCTCCCTGCTCGACTCATCCGTCTTGATGAAGGAAAAACTCAAGGGCGAGATGTTCGAGGAGGAGTTCATCCGCTCGTTCCTCAACGCCGCGAAGGAACTGGCGGCCGCCGGAAGAAGGGCCATCGACCGACCTGGGATGTACGTGATGCTGAAGCACTCCTATGCGATCCCGGTCCTGTTCCTCACGAGACACTGCATGGAACTAGCTATCAAGAGGGTGATTAGGAAGTGCGGAGTCGAGCCCAAGAGAGAGCACAGCCTCACGAAGCTGTGGAGCTCACTGCTCTCGAGGTTCCCAGGGCAGAGGTGCCGTGAGGACAACAGGGCCATCAAAAATATGGGCGCATTCGTAGAGGCCGTAGCCGACATCGACGACAACGGCATCAGTCTTCGCTATCCGCAGGACAGTTCAGGAAGGCTCACGCAGGATAGGCCGCTCTTCGTGAATGACGAGGAAGTCGCCTCATATCTAGAGAAGTTCGTAGAGCAACTAGAGCTGATTGACTTCGACATGATACATAGAGACGTTAAATAA
- a CDS encoding class B sortase yields the protein MSTNIKQRFAIMVAVTALVGAAALGLWLFSIHDRAADVDPSPILADASGSDAASDGAPTVDWEFWLSVNPDIVAWVSVPGTDIDYPVVQASADDPTFYLDHDVYRGWNPYGCPYLDAGCAGRGIDSPLALMFGHHMNDGSMFSAFANYSDRGFAQEHQEILLQTPERDIRLNVIAADVVDSNAEHKRLEFADDGELGFWLERLLAEADVVLDVDVEADSVKAFCTCSYGRWNGHERTIVYAREEVV from the coding sequence GTGAGCACAAATATCAAGCAGCGATTTGCAATCATGGTGGCGGTGACAGCGCTGGTCGGTGCTGCGGCGTTGGGGTTGTGGCTCTTCAGCATCCATGACAGGGCGGCAGATGTAGACCCCTCTCCTATCTTGGCAGATGCTTCGGGAAGCGATGCGGCATCCGATGGCGCCCCGACGGTCGACTGGGAATTCTGGCTGTCGGTGAACCCCGACATCGTGGCGTGGGTGAGCGTCCCGGGGACTGATATTGACTATCCGGTGGTACAGGCGAGCGCCGACGATCCGACCTTCTACCTCGACCACGACGTCTACCGCGGCTGGAACCCCTACGGATGCCCCTACCTCGACGCCGGCTGCGCGGGGCGGGGAATCGACAGCCCGCTCGCTCTCATGTTCGGCCACCACATGAACGACGGCAGCATGTTCTCGGCATTCGCGAACTACTCGGACAGGGGGTTCGCGCAGGAGCATCAGGAGATTCTCCTGCAGACACCCGAGAGGGACATTCGCCTGAATGTCATCGCGGCGGACGTCGTGGATTCGAACGCTGAGCACAAGCGCCTGGAGTTCGCCGACGACGGAGAGCTCGGCTTTTGGCTCGAGAGGCTGCTGGCCGAAGCGGACGTCGTGCTCGACGTCGACGTTGAGGCGGATAGCGTCAAGGCGTTCTGCACCTGCAGCTACGGCAGGTGGAACGGGCACGAGAGGACGATAGTGTATGCGCGGGAGGAGGTGGTGTGA
- a CDS encoding VaFE repeat-containing surface-anchored protein translates to MKEKTMERITSSKIVRVAMAMALVLSVAIVPTKAYASGNVNVSIGKSIPYAGYETTQMSANGNDAYCIEPSRSTPDAGTYPTSEAGDLAAAMWFSYGAPGFDASMWPSSWYDGSGMDEDKYRVASHILLSYANLGSAAEATYGTSAEFASWAEREIAGDVWSQVNARANEVSTGFSAIRIHAGSDAQTLASFTWERGGVKIAKVDAQAGAGEQGDASLEGAEFAIVNASGMNSYVNGHSYADGETVMTISTSWDGSAYTAQTASDALPCGTYRIVEANAPEGYLPWEGELGFAIEGDGQVVDLSGDPVHDDAIRGGVQVTKADAELGESEAVGGNGHAAEGVGTTLSGIEFAITNASENKVLVGDAWYEPGEVVAAIETEWDEEIGSYIAKTAPDALPYGTYTIQETATNDSYLLTDGEPKTFEIRTDGLVVTADAEGGELTFYNQVVRNDLKLSKKAEDTNASLQVPFAISNVATGETHVLVTDRNGQASTEASWNRHTANTNGNDVLLEADRITAGMMDPSAGIWFGLGEDGSSAPANDALGALPYGQYTLEELPCEANEGYELVTKAFWIERDSGVAEAVWMTLDDQEGPRIGTRATEVADGDQIAQANEQTTIVDTVYYENLEFGGTYTLTGTLMVKSTGEPLLDAEGNPVTATKEFTANNTNGSVDIEFTFDASLLAGEDVVAFESLVKDSIEVAVHADIEDEGQTVHFVDIGTTAADAADGDKLVTGSEVIIADEVAFEGLTPGGSYTLEATLMDAETGEPLKSGEGLLATDVAATVEFTPEAAEGTQTVELSFDSSGLGGHRLVVFEKLLDAEGTVLAVHEDIEDEGQSVTVVEIGTTLVDAADGDHMVENGTVTVVDTVEYKGLVAGETYTAHGTIMDKATGMPLEDSEGNPVTSTAEFVAESSEGTVEITFEFDAFQLEEGASLVAFEEVLDVNGNVIAVHQDLEDEGQTVVVDNPETLGTPYDKTGGDLLPVWVLISALILCGGAAGAYALRGRIRRNASVGEGSTDEGPEK, encoded by the coding sequence ATGAAAGAGAAGACGATGGAGAGGATAACCTCCTCGAAAATCGTGCGGGTCGCCATGGCGATGGCGCTCGTGCTGTCCGTCGCCATCGTCCCGACCAAGGCATATGCCTCCGGGAACGTGAACGTCTCGATCGGCAAGAGCATCCCCTATGCCGGATACGAGACGACCCAGATGAGCGCCAACGGCAACGACGCCTACTGCATCGAGCCGTCGCGCTCCACGCCCGATGCGGGAACCTATCCGACGAGTGAGGCGGGAGATCTGGCGGCGGCCATGTGGTTCTCCTATGGGGCACCCGGCTTCGACGCGTCCATGTGGCCCAGCTCCTGGTACGACGGAAGCGGCATGGACGAGGACAAGTACCGCGTGGCGAGCCACATCCTGCTCTCGTACGCCAACCTGGGATCTGCCGCCGAGGCGACCTACGGCACGAGCGCCGAGTTCGCCTCCTGGGCGGAGCGCGAGATCGCGGGCGACGTGTGGAGCCAGGTCAACGCACGTGCGAACGAGGTCTCCACGGGATTCTCGGCCATCAGGATCCATGCGGGATCAGACGCCCAGACGCTCGCCAGCTTCACGTGGGAGCGCGGCGGCGTGAAGATCGCCAAGGTCGATGCGCAAGCCGGCGCAGGCGAGCAGGGCGACGCCTCGCTCGAGGGCGCCGAGTTCGCCATCGTCAACGCATCGGGGATGAACTCCTACGTGAACGGCCACAGCTACGCAGACGGCGAGACGGTCATGACCATCTCCACCTCCTGGGACGGCTCGGCCTACACCGCGCAGACCGCGAGCGACGCGCTGCCGTGCGGCACCTACCGCATCGTTGAGGCGAACGCTCCGGAAGGCTACCTTCCCTGGGAAGGCGAGCTCGGGTTCGCCATCGAGGGCGACGGCCAGGTCGTCGACCTTTCCGGCGACCCCGTGCATGACGACGCGATACGCGGCGGCGTGCAGGTGACCAAGGCCGACGCGGAGCTCGGCGAGTCCGAGGCGGTCGGCGGGAACGGGCATGCAGCAGAAGGCGTCGGCACGACGCTCTCCGGCATCGAGTTCGCCATAACGAACGCCTCCGAGAACAAGGTCCTCGTAGGCGATGCCTGGTACGAGCCGGGCGAGGTCGTCGCCGCCATCGAGACCGAGTGGGACGAGGAAATCGGCTCCTACATCGCGAAGACCGCGCCCGACGCGCTGCCCTACGGCACCTACACCATCCAGGAGACCGCGACCAACGACTCCTACCTGCTCACCGACGGCGAGCCGAAGACCTTCGAGATCCGGACCGACGGCCTTGTCGTGACGGCGGACGCGGAAGGCGGCGAGCTCACCTTCTACAACCAGGTCGTCCGCAACGACCTCAAGCTCTCCAAGAAGGCCGAGGACACCAACGCGAGCCTGCAGGTTCCCTTCGCCATCTCCAACGTGGCGACCGGCGAGACGCACGTGCTGGTCACCGACCGCAACGGCCAGGCTTCGACCGAGGCGAGCTGGAACAGGCACACCGCCAACACCAACGGAAACGACGTCCTGCTCGAAGCCGACCGCATCACGGCCGGTATGATGGACCCGTCGGCGGGCATCTGGTTCGGGCTGGGCGAGGACGGCTCGTCGGCTCCCGCCAACGACGCGCTCGGCGCGCTGCCGTACGGCCAGTACACGCTCGAGGAGCTTCCCTGCGAGGCGAACGAGGGCTACGAGCTCGTGACCAAGGCCTTCTGGATCGAGCGCGACTCCGGCGTGGCGGAGGCCGTCTGGATGACGCTCGACGACCAGGAGGGGCCGAGGATCGGAACGCGGGCAACCGAAGTGGCCGACGGTGACCAGATCGCCCAGGCAAACGAGCAGACGACGATTGTGGATACCGTCTACTACGAGAACCTCGAGTTCGGAGGCACGTACACCCTCACGGGCACGCTCATGGTCAAGTCCACCGGCGAGCCGCTGCTCGACGCCGAGGGCAATCCCGTGACCGCCACCAAGGAGTTCACGGCGAACAACACGAACGGGTCGGTGGACATCGAGTTCACCTTCGACGCGAGCCTGCTCGCGGGCGAGGACGTCGTGGCCTTCGAGAGCCTCGTGAAGGATAGCATCGAGGTAGCAGTCCACGCAGATATCGAGGACGAGGGCCAGACGGTCCATTTCGTCGACATCGGCACCACGGCGGCCGACGCCGCCGACGGCGACAAGCTCGTGACGGGCTCCGAGGTCATCATCGCTGACGAGGTGGCCTTCGAGGGTCTGACCCCTGGAGGCTCTTATACGCTCGAGGCGACGCTGATGGATGCCGAGACGGGCGAGCCGCTGAAAAGCGGCGAGGGGCTTCTCGCGACTGACGTGGCCGCGACCGTCGAGTTCACGCCCGAAGCTGCCGAGGGTACCCAGACGGTAGAGCTCTCATTCGATTCCTCCGGCCTCGGCGGTCACCGCCTGGTGGTGTTCGAGAAGCTGCTCGACGCCGAAGGCACCGTCCTCGCGGTGCACGAGGATATCGAGGACGAGGGCCAGTCCGTCACGGTCGTCGAGATCGGCACCACGCTCGTCGACGCCGCCGACGGCGACCACATGGTCGAGAACGGGACGGTCACCGTCGTGGATACCGTCGAGTACAAGGGGCTCGTCGCAGGAGAAACCTATACTGCCCACGGCACCATCATGGACAAGGCGACTGGCATGCCCCTTGAGGACTCGGAAGGCAATCCGGTGACCTCAACCGCGGAGTTCGTGGCGGAAAGTTCTGAGGGAACCGTAGAGATCACCTTCGAGTTCGATGCTTTCCAGCTCGAGGAGGGCGCCTCCCTCGTGGCGTTCGAGGAGGTGCTCGACGTGAACGGGAACGTCATCGCGGTACATCAGGACCTCGAGGACGAGGGGCAGACCGTGGTCGTCGACAACCCCGAGACTCTCGGCACCCCCTACGACAAGACGGGAGGCGACCTGCTTCCCGTATGGGTTCTGATCAGCGCCTTGATCCTCTGCGGCGGCGCTGCGGGCGCATACGCGCTTCGCGGCCGCATCCGTCGAAACGCATCAGTTGGCGAGGGATCCACTGACGAGGGTCCCGAGAAGTAG
- a CDS encoding DNA gyrase has protein sequence MPEKKNTYLTLHKNFVRTDIEYTDRETGEVRTFNSVTLPKGTVVDGVDVSYYQFSPMFVNESRYRGENYRDIPLLTDREVWLKKSVLDEDGQPVLDERGKPAKDIVRVMPAQIKEALDRNRSEYLQSLSEKARGAREGSERLGNGDRRAAQSRESIAM, from the coding sequence ATGCCTGAGAAGAAGAACACCTACCTCACGCTCCACAAGAACTTCGTGCGGACCGACATCGAGTACACCGACCGGGAGACCGGAGAGGTACGCACCTTCAACTCCGTGACGCTGCCGAAGGGCACGGTGGTCGACGGGGTTGACGTGAGCTACTACCAGTTCAGCCCGATGTTCGTAAACGAATCCCGCTACCGCGGCGAGAACTACCGCGACATCCCGCTTCTGACGGATCGCGAGGTGTGGCTCAAGAAAAGCGTGCTCGACGAGGACGGCCAGCCGGTGCTCGACGAGCGAGGAAAGCCCGCCAAGGACATCGTGCGCGTCATGCCGGCGCAGATCAAGGAGGCGCTCGACCGCAACCGCAGCGAGTACCTGCAGAGCCTCTCCGAGAAGGCGCGCGGCGCGCGCGAGGGCTCGGAGCGCCTGGGAAACGGCGATAGGCGCGCCGCCCAGAGCCGCGAGAGCATCGCGATGTAG
- a CDS encoding conjugal transfer protein TrbL codes for MISDRRFRIAFASTLLFATLMLVPASPAYASIADDVNAWLAGLLRDACNWMFTNQVAVLSSIGYEGIIGADFSQMLTTAGDVSMYDIARGVWDAAVLPIGCGVLGLVFTVKLIQISQRMDGNASFPGVKEVVFLLVFFAVFLFLIQNSFELMEAIYSVVGLAIDRTMALFGAGGAMDLSAVSVVTEDDDVPALIALLLVSVISWVVVLGAYIVALVVCWARAIQLYVMAAFGPIPLSLMALDDTRQIGIGYLKNFTAVCLAGLIILILLVAFPLILGGLTGASTSTGTPIDGIATGLTYALQYLAMCVLLILSLVKSGAWARDIVSGV; via the coding sequence ATGATCTCAGACAGGCGCTTCCGCATCGCGTTCGCCTCCACCTTGCTCTTCGCGACGCTCATGCTCGTCCCGGCGTCTCCCGCCTACGCGAGCATCGCCGACGACGTGAACGCATGGCTCGCCGGGCTTCTGCGGGATGCGTGCAATTGGATGTTCACCAACCAGGTGGCGGTGCTCTCGAGCATCGGCTACGAGGGCATCATCGGCGCGGACTTCTCGCAGATGCTCACGACCGCAGGAGATGTCTCCATGTACGACATCGCGCGAGGGGTCTGGGACGCCGCAGTGCTTCCCATCGGATGCGGGGTGCTCGGGCTGGTGTTCACGGTGAAGCTCATCCAGATAAGCCAGCGCATGGACGGCAACGCCTCCTTCCCCGGCGTGAAGGAGGTCGTCTTCCTGCTGGTCTTCTTCGCGGTGTTCCTGTTCCTCATACAGAACAGCTTCGAGCTCATGGAGGCGATCTACTCGGTGGTGGGGCTCGCCATCGACCGCACGATGGCGCTTTTCGGCGCGGGCGGCGCGATGGACCTCTCTGCCGTGAGCGTGGTGACCGAAGACGACGACGTTCCGGCCCTCATCGCGCTGCTCCTGGTATCCGTCATCAGCTGGGTCGTGGTGCTCGGGGCCTACATCGTGGCGCTCGTCGTGTGCTGGGCGCGCGCCATCCAGCTCTACGTCATGGCGGCGTTCGGCCCGATCCCGCTCTCGCTCATGGCGCTCGACGACACGCGCCAGATAGGCATCGGCTACCTGAAGAACTTCACCGCGGTGTGCCTGGCGGGGCTCATCATCCTGATCCTGCTCGTCGCCTTCCCGCTCATCCTGGGCGGGCTCACCGGGGCGAGCACCTCGACGGGAACCCCCATCGACGGCATCGCGACCGGGCTCACCTACGCGCTCCAGTACCTGGCGATGTGCGTGCTTTTGATCCTGTCGCTCGTCAAGAGCGGCGCTTGGGCGCGCGACATCGTATCCGGGGTTTGA
- a CDS encoding NlpC/P60 family protein has product MPESAATYSDGSARLEAASREQARALGMDDRPDAISAGIVKGSTERAGEVLSSKGESPGRGRADFAEPSPVGAGRPKVKSRLAAQAKGNLKRAIADAAASEADDSEELSGIGQASNTFRGARSVIARHSASKKATAASKPKGPLKGAAKHAKAGAFGQGAAAKARHAAVSQASAGAAKAAASAGGKGAVVSAGSSVAVPVAGVLAAIMAFLLAVLAISQIVSALFGFWENEASKASLEGLPPYITYEMVEEALACQEEYGHPAGCTIAQIIVESGQGDHLSGLATQDHNLFGMKWSSSYALCEEVAGKSSWRTGEEYGGEQVTITADFISFVGDAECIRFRSRVFLQADRYASNALIREAIANHDSDKMAEGLKDAGWATSSSYVESLKSTMETYNLYRFDGMSLEDFRSGAVLADAIVSAAYSQLGVPYVWGGTTPGVGLDCSGLTQYCYKQAGISIPRNTEAQYAQGKKIALSEAQPGDILYRMGHVGIYIGGDRYIHAPHRGEVVKIASGISSFTCALSYR; this is encoded by the coding sequence ATGCCTGAGAGCGCGGCGACATACTCGGACGGATCGGCACGGCTCGAGGCGGCAAGCCGCGAGCAGGCGCGTGCGCTCGGGATGGACGACCGGCCAGACGCCATCTCGGCGGGGATCGTGAAAGGATCGACCGAGCGCGCGGGCGAGGTGCTCTCATCGAAGGGCGAATCTCCGGGGCGGGGCAGGGCGGACTTCGCCGAACCCTCCCCTGTCGGTGCGGGCAGGCCGAAGGTGAAATCCCGCCTCGCCGCCCAGGCCAAGGGGAACCTCAAGCGCGCGATCGCCGATGCCGCCGCGTCCGAGGCGGACGACTCCGAGGAGCTCTCCGGCATCGGACAGGCGAGCAACACCTTCCGCGGCGCACGCTCCGTCATCGCACGGCATTCCGCCTCCAAGAAGGCTACTGCCGCCTCGAAGCCTAAAGGCCCGCTGAAAGGGGCCGCAAAGCATGCCAAGGCGGGGGCCTTCGGTCAAGGCGCTGCCGCGAAGGCCCGGCATGCGGCCGTCAGCCAGGCATCTGCCGGGGCTGCGAAGGCTGCGGCATCCGCCGGCGGCAAGGGCGCGGTCGTGAGCGCGGGCTCGTCGGTTGCTGTCCCCGTGGCGGGCGTGCTCGCGGCGATCATGGCGTTTTTGCTCGCCGTGCTCGCAATCTCCCAGATCGTGAGCGCCCTTTTCGGGTTCTGGGAAAACGAGGCGTCCAAAGCCTCCCTCGAGGGGCTGCCGCCCTACATCACCTACGAGATGGTCGAGGAGGCGCTCGCGTGTCAGGAGGAGTACGGGCACCCCGCAGGATGCACGATCGCGCAGATCATCGTCGAGTCGGGGCAGGGCGACCACCTCTCGGGGCTCGCCACGCAGGACCACAACCTGTTCGGCATGAAGTGGTCGAGCTCGTATGCGCTGTGCGAGGAGGTCGCGGGGAAGAGCTCGTGGAGGACCGGCGAGGAGTACGGCGGCGAGCAGGTCACCATCACGGCGGACTTCATCAGCTTCGTCGGCGACGCGGAGTGCATCCGCTTCCGCAGCCGCGTCTTCCTGCAGGCCGATCGCTACGCGTCAAACGCGCTCATACGCGAGGCGATTGCGAACCACGACTCGGACAAGATGGCCGAGGGGCTCAAGGACGCGGGATGGGCGACGAGCTCGAGCTACGTCGAGAGCCTGAAATCCACCATGGAGACCTACAACCTCTACCGTTTCGACGGCATGAGCCTGGAGGACTTCAGGTCCGGGGCGGTCTTGGCAGATGCGATCGTCTCCGCCGCCTACAGCCAGCTCGGTGTCCCCTACGTGTGGGGCGGGACGACCCCGGGCGTCGGCCTGGACTGTAGCGGGCTCACCCAGTATTGCTACAAGCAGGCCGGCATCTCGATACCGCGCAACACCGAGGCCCAGTACGCGCAGGGAAAGAAGATCGCGCTCTCGGAGGCGCAGCCCGGCGACATCCTCTACCGCATGGGGCATGTCGGCATCTACATAGGGGGCGACCGCTACATCCACGCGCCCCATCGGGGCGAGGTCGTGAAGATCGCAAGCGGGATCTCGAGCTTCACCTGCGCCCTGTCGTATCGATAG